aatctggggtggtatggatttccagtggagtgttcgtatacggaattgtagattattgagagaagggagattccgtccatttcttcctaactgccgtaaaaaacggacccGAAGATATatcttcgggcgttccggcgcactattctctacaatgggttcgattggagcgcgccagccttgtgcacgcgcgcatcttctgggccgtcttttacggcaattaggaaaaaacggacggaatcacccctctccataatctactatcctgtatgcgaatactccacctgaagtccgtaccacctcagattcgtggggtgatgcctttaactagcGTCATAGTGTCGTGACGCAGTCGGTAACCAACAGAACTAGCAATTTCTTCCAGTATTTTTGCTACCGTGTTTACTATGATTAATAGTATAACCAATGCGTGGCAACAGCTATCTTGTACGAGTCATCGTTGGCAGAAACATCCAAAAGATTTATGATTGTTGGAGACAGTGTCTTCTTTGTGATGAACCTACGTTggtaaaggaaaaatgaagttgCTTCTTACACTTCCGAGTTGACGGTTGACGTACAGCTACAGTTCTAGCGGATCTCCATTAGTGAGAGGTATCGGTGTCATCTACGCAACAAATGACTTGCACCGCTTCTGTGCTTTGCTTTCCGAACGcactgttttctctttttatgtGCACGAGcaaatttcaagaagaaaaattgctggTGTTGAAATACTTAGGTACCAACTGGGAACGGCCACACCACCAGATGTCACAATTTTTTGGGACTTCTGGGAATCATAAGGTAGGGCATATAGAATTTCCCACAATTGTTGCAGCCTTTAGGGCATCGTAGAATTAATTGTCAGCAGGAATCGAGTTTTTCGAGAATCCAACACTGGCACTCCAACACAGAGATATTCACTATCTCACCGTTGCAAAAAGTCTAAGGTCTACATTTCTTGAaagcttatttcttttttgttctctgcaGTTCATTGCCGTTAGCGTAGACTTCTCTATATCCTCAACGAACCATCAACAAAGACATCATGTACTTAAGAACACCAGGAAAATGGCTAATTCTGATGATGTATGACTATCCTTTTCGTGATCCCGATCTGTCGTTAAGGTCTTCACATTATGTCGCGTGCTTCAGCATGAACAGCAGGTATAGCACACTGATCACATCTCCTTGCAAACAACGTAAAAGCTGtagataaaatttaaaaaaatggaaaaagctcctggtttttctattttaatttaattttataatttatagtcaattatttataatttaattattatttagaattgtttgagatttatgaGTGCGTATTCGGCAGATGCAATTACTTTAGGGTCAGTCGATGTCTTAAGTTAGTGTGTTTATCTCTCCCCTCGGGCAGGGATAATACCAATTTAACTCCTAATCCTCAAAGGGATGAGAAGCTTGGATTGGCTACCGCGGCGTTGAACCATTGGTCGTGGAttcacagccgaacctcttcgGGACTCCGTTCAATGGTACCTAGcgtgaacacaaaaaaaaaaccgagcgctttagaattttctttgttattgcGATTGAGATCTATGTCCTCGTTGTTGCTTCTGTTTCCCCCTCAGCTCGTATACTGTAGCCTGTACTGATTTGttaatttgaaaatggaaCAGCTTCTCACTGCTTTTACGTTAAGAATTATGACTCAAACACGTCATCTCTCACGCCAACAAAGTCGAAACATGTACTGATTATTCCTTGAAGTAAAGCAGGTGGTGGTAGGCGTGGTAAGGCTTCAGAGTAGCGAACTAAAAGTACAGAACAATTGTAAGGATCAGATTCTTTAGTTTTATAGCTGAAGTTTCTGAAATACACCCTTCTTACTCTTCAAACTCAACACattttattagttttcttgaaatatcTTGAAATATATGTGTAAGTGCATACCTTCTTTAGCAGCTGATTCAGAAGAAAGACCTTAATCTTCTTGAAGTGGGCTGACCTTGCGTCCCTTATTGCAGTGGGCCACCCTCGCTCCttcccgcctgcgattcgtcgaaaacccatttaGACCAATCGCACGCGGGAGACAGGCGGGGCCCAATGGTTGCGCATCGCAACAGAAGCCGCCGTAAGAAACAGCTCCAGGGTCGTCCGTTTAtactgatacaggaagagatggacctaatcaccctcttccccacaatctgcgaccccgtgtaggcattacccgcctgaaacccgtaccacaccagattcgtgggatgatgccctTAAAGTGATGTTTTGAATGTGTTTTGTCCCGAACAGTTAGGTCGGGATAGGAGTGGTTTCGCGAGGTCAAACGAGCGGAATGACGTCAAAAGGCGGTGACGCGAGTTCCACAATGCTGAAgtggtgcgccagcgccagaaGGTAGGGAGGTTTGGCGGATTGTGTTCCACTTTGTCTTCCTACTTTTTGGGTCTTAGTTtgtgcgccggggccagaaaacaaaaaataatatatacacATGTATTGTAATTATCGAAGTAACACATTCACTATGAGTGTCTCTCACAGTGTTCCATCTTCATCGAAGATAGGAGGGAGAGGAGGAAGTTGTTATCCGTGACAAATTTCGTTGAAGAACTATTAGTAGAGACTGTCAGCGCTTGGCAATTAGAAAGTCGTCGTGAAGATTCCCAGAAGTGgccgaaaaatgaaaactacGAAAGGAATTTATATCAAGATTCTTGGGGGTTCCTAGCCAGCCACATCCAGTCAATCGATGCTTGACATAATCCAGCAGAATTTTCAGGGATTTCTGTGTATCTCCCGGCATCGTTCATGTGCTGGCGAAATTGTTAGGATATATGTGTTAATCCTTAACACAAGACACTGTTGTTTTCCGTGAAGAACATGGTGACCTCAGTAGTATTTGTAAAAgctcgtttaaaggcatcaccccacgaatctgaggtggtgcagatttcaggtggagtattcgtatataggATGGAAGAGGGGGGGgcgtgattctgtccatttctccctaattgccgtaaaaaacggcccggaagatacggcttcattcgttttggcgcaccattttgtacaagaggttcgattggagcgcgccagtcttgtgcggcgccgcattttccgggccgttttttacggcaattagcaagaaatggacggaatcacctccctctccgtagtctccgatcccgtatgcgaatactccacctgaaatctgcaccacctcagattcatggggtgatgcctttaagattgaATCTGGTGTTGGTCATCAAGAATAACTTTGCCTATCACTTCCAAAAGGATAAATTTTGGCTTATCACTCACTATCACGTGTATCCAGTAGCGGTCTATCCAGTGCAAGGAAGTTTTTTGCAAACGATACTTAGGTCACCTTATCTTTCACGAAAACCAACAGTTTACTGCAGAGACTTCTTTCGAGCAGTTCACTAGCAGATGAAGAAGTTgcacagtcttggaaggaacAAGTAAAACTCATCAATGCTCTACGTCGGTCTTTCGTACGAATAGAGATACCACGTTTAATTGTTAACGGTAATCCCCAACGTTTCTAGTCGGAGAACAGACCCCCTACAACGCAAATCCCAGAATTTTGTAGTCATTCCTCATAGCTACCGCTCAGCCTACGACCTTCTCATCACAATCGCCACTGTAGATGGTGCTGTTATCGAAACTGATGATGGGATGCTCTCTTATGCGTATTTTCTGCAATGCAAAAAAGTTGTGCATGCAGATACTGCAAAAGTTTTCTTGTTCCCCCAAGCACTTTATCTTTCAGGTGAGCTAAAGAGCACTCAGTTGAATTTACCGTGCCACGTAGGTCTTTTTATGGCAGTCGAGTTGCACCGATTATTTATTACCTTCTTGTGATACTGGGATTAATCCCaataacaaaagagaaaacagagGAATTAAAAACGACTATAAATACAATGCATGTAAATCTAAAAAACGTCAAGCCACAAATCAAACGAAACATTAAGGCGACACTCAAGTGCAGTATACGTAAGCGAGTAAgtataataaatgaataacaacCTAAAATAAAGCAAAGTGTTGATAAGTCGAGAGGCTAACAGAATGCTGATAGAATGCTGCGAGCCTCGATGTGCGAGAATGCTCTCAATGAGGAATAAACAATCTGATAGACTGCTTCTGGTACCATGTTAAACCCCGTGGAAATGTCGGCTGCTTCTCCTCGCGCATCCTTTATCTGGacgttctctttcttttttttccgtggCAATCTGTGCAGGACCTCTTGCGATTCTCTCTCATTTTATTTCGAAACTTTCTGCTCTTTTACAGCGGGAACGGCtgcttgaaaattgaaaattttgagaattgctcatttatttcttcatatttaaGCATATGAAGCAAAAGGAAGTATAGAATTCTTCTTGTAATTGCAATTGAAAGCTGTGCCCTacgtttcatttttgttgtaaCCTCAACTTTCAAACTGTGACTTATACTGTCAGAGGTCAAGCGTGTAGTCGGGAAAAAAACTCCTTAAAACGGTATCCACCATGAAAGACCCTCCCTCCCATTTCATTCGTTCCAGTATAGCCGCTCCTAAggcaatcaaaaattaaaaggataagaaggataaagtcattgaagtatcaatccacttgggatgcgccaacgcgtttcactggaattcgtaatccttgaatttttggaacgcatgttggcctatacaatgacttgtgggagccagccgatgatcaagtcagtgtttttatccttccagacaggtctgaaaccaatttatcgatcccggatgGGTaaagggcttggtttgcactggggcggtttcgaaccatcgaccgtgtggctgcaacggacctctaaccgactgcgccacaaccACCCCAAGTTTGTATGTAGTGCAATAAAATGCACTTCTAGTTCACTGCAAGGATTTGGAGGTGCATGTGTATACgtttaatttaaaaacatGAAGTTACGAGTGTGCGCCTATTTACttctttcacctttttttccacCTCCAAAGTCTGAAAAGAGAATACTGTCTCATCGCTTCTATTTCAAGAATTATAAGTCACCCATGATAATCTCACGCCAACAAGATTGAGACATATATCGCTTGTTCGACGAAGTAAATTAGGTGGTGGTAGACGAGGTAAGGCTTCAAAGTAGGGAACTAAGAGAATGAGGCacttggtaaaaaaaattctttagttTGATAAGCAAAGTTTCTAAAATActtccttttcaaaatccaCACATTTTATAAGTTTTCTTGAGGTGTACATACCTTCTTTAGCGGCTAATTTCAGAACAAGGACCTAAACTTTAAAGTGGGCTGAAATCTATTCAGTTAAATGAAGAGTCaagcttttgaaaaagtttctttGGTATTAGCTCCATGTCACATTGTGTAAAATTTATAAGCCTCTGGCGTGGGTCTGTCGCTGGGAATGTACCTGAGTCTAATTATGCACTTTTTACTACTGAGCTGtctgtattattatttgtctCAGATGCAATATCACCACACATACATTCTGTTTCCAGACATCGCATAGACTGGAATCGTTGtcatttttcttagaaataatttttcattcagaaACATGTGCCATAAGACGACATAAATTTTACTCTAATGatgcttgtttttctttgtttattttcaaatgaagaaagtaATGCAAGAGCGATGCAAAAttgcgagaaaaaataataatgcgTGGTTTTTAATATTGTTCCTTTTCTAGTTAATGTAAGGATTTTTTCCTTAGTACTACTTATGATTATTAGCTACCATCGGATTTGTCAAACTTTTGAATCACTTTTTGCATCGTGCGGCAGTCAAGGGTACCTTTGGAGGTGAATATGTGCTACATcctaatataaaaaaataagaattcttAGATGTCTAATATCCTTATTGTTAGAGTTTCTGAGTGCATTGGCAGAAAATTTTAGTACAAGcataacaaacaaacaaacatggTGCAAACAGATATGcttactatttactatttattattctttttggCTAATTACCGTTGTTTATATTTCACTGAGGAAAACAGTGATGTTAGCTGCCGAGTACATGGAGTACCTTAATTTATAAATGTTTTATTGGATCTTTCTAATGCCTAGTGTTTCTGATGAGTACATTGACAGAAAATAACTCTTTGCAGAtgacaactctttttttcatgaattatTCCAAGGCACATAAGTAAGtaatcagtgttttttccaAGAACCTCAATCACAAAATCACAGCGGAATCACAGCGGAACCTAGCCCGATGAGAGCGTCTGGCCTTCGGGAACCTGTGAACTCTTCGTTTATCATTGGAATGGATGATGTGGTCGTGTACCACAAGGTGAACACGATTCTAGGAGCAGCAGTGACCCTCGTTAACGTGCTACTCCTTTTCGTGTTCTGTACATCTTCGTCATTGCGGAGGAAGTCGGaggtattttattattttgcctCTAAAATTGATCACTGGGATGCAAAATTCCCTCAAATTTACCATCtaaattttccatctttttttcaaagaatataTTTTCGAAATCTCTCCTTTAGGACTGAGAATTTTGACTTAGTTGGCAGCTTTTGTCGAAGACAGACTTACAGagagagaggagggtgattcttaGAAACGAGCCAAAAGTGGATCCGCTTTTTTACCCTTCTTTCACAACTCGTCTCATTCccatttttatcattatttctgaGCATCAATTGACTTGTGAACGACGCTCAAATTCGATTATTCCCTTAATTTGACCAATATCTTGGAATGTGCCTACGCGTTCAACTTCGTTTCGAAACTCGAACGAACGTGTCGCCCTGCAAATGACTTACAGTGACTAGCCAATATGaccagtcagtgtttttcttcctcccagataagtctgttACCAATTGCTCGAACGCTGAGGGGTGAAATATTGGCTTGGCACTAGGGCTGTTTCCAATTCCTATTTTCCAAAGGAACGAGATGCATTAAACTGTGGTGTTTTGATAAGATGTACACGAAGTTGCCAATTAATACTACTGGgttatctttctttcttcaaagcCAAAAATGAGCTAATGAATCCACAGTTTATGCGAATCTTGCtacaattaaacaaaaaaattctaagcTTAGCGAGCTTAACGTAGTGactacattaaaggcatcaccccacgaatctgaggtggtacggatttcaggtggagcactCGCTTatggcatagtagattatggagagggatgtgagtccgtccattccttccaaattgccgtaaaaaacggcccggaagatacggcttcgggcgttctggcgcactattttctacaaggagtttgattggggtgcgccagccttgtgcacgcaccgcatcttccgggccgttttttacggcaattaggaagaaatggacggaatcacactctctccataatctactatcccgtatacaagtactccacctgaaatccgtaccacctcggattcgtggggtgaacGACTAGAATTCGTGGGTGAACGACTAGAATCCAAGGCATGTAGGGAATCTTCGTTTTTGAGGGTGTACTGAGCAGCCGACTATGCTGCTCCGTCAGTCACCGACTCTATGTCAATATTCATGCAGAGCAATGCAATTTTATTCAACAAGATTTCGATCTCATCTCTACTAGAGATCCTCATATGGAACTATATTTTAAAGGCTTTTCATATATTCTCCCTGGTAGAGCTGAACTGGACCGATGAACAGAGGCCTGAGGTTGTGCAATGACTACCCTGTATTAATCCACACCACTTACAGGTTCTTATTGCATTATGTGCTGCTGACGGAGTCAATTGCTTTTCTATCTCCTTGATGGGACTGAATCGTGTGCTTCTATACACAAAGGTTGGCATAGTTCGATCGTTCAGGTACTTCTTAGGAAAGAGAGACTTTCACTTCTATTCAGATTATTGAAACGTTGACAATTcctatccgtacatcatgggAATGCGCAGTGGAGCCCTGGTTAATCACAAGAGGATTTGGTATGATcataacaatttttcaaaaagtagttTAGTGATAGTGAAGTGTCCCTATGGAATGTTGCACCCGTCTGTACGTTGCAGAGGAAAACTGCAACCTTGATATGCTCAGAGTAATCTGAAATAGCCTTCTAGGAGATTTGTGGCCACCGACTGTTCAAATTGCAATGGCTATAGACCGTTGTTTAGCAGTTTTTAATCCAATTTCGTACAGAAAAAGCAGTTTTAAAAGGTAGGAAGGcattacatatttttgaacttACTTAATCTCACTAGGAATTtctgtttatatatatatatattaaattttcgatgttgtaCTCCCTTCCTCATAGCTGTTGAAAACACTATAACCATTAGAACATAAAGAAAGAATCGACTGATACATATATGAGGTGGGGTTAAGCTAGAATTTAGAGAAGTGATCCTCTCAAAATTAATTACCGAATAACCATTCACGACATGTGAAGTCCATATCCAACAGTATATTAAAGCCAACGCTAACACATTTTTCGTGTAGATGAACCACAAGCGAAATGGTTTAGGTGGATACAAGTTGTTAGAGCGATATCTTTCAAATAACCATCAGCTTTGAAGAGTACAACTCCCCTTGTTCGTTTGCCAATTGTTTTATGAAGTGAAGCCACAGTGGCGCACAGAATTTTGGGATTTCTCTTCCATCAAAGCTTTCATCctgatggtttttttcttttgcttaaaTCTGGAACACATAATCGaaattaatgtaataaatGCAACCAGGAAAAGAACTTCCAATtcccgcttttttttaaacggagTAGCATTTCTTACATCATTTCCGGTTATATCGCTTCTGTGCAGCAGATATCTAACCCAAAGAAAATGGTGAATATGCGCAGaaccttgaagaaaaaaaaacttttcaaactgTACCGCCACTGTAGCACTGTAGCCAGGTGAGTGCGCGAAAGCCTACAGCTAGCTGAGTGTTCTTCTCACAAGCAGAGATACATTATTTATAGAGGAAGgaagtatttattatttgttccatCCTTGAGTACACCATGTATTCCCTTTCCTGTAGATGTCGGGATGCTAAACTCTTCTTGACCTTGTTCTACTTTTAGAAACggtgttttcttccttttgacGATATCCATTGTGACTTGTGAGCTTTTAGTGGGCTATTTCATTGCGTGGACAAGACGGTTGGTTAAGGTAAGTCGCTTATATCAAACCACAAATATTATGCAATTTTTTGCACTACATTTTTGCATTACTCTAGCGTTTTGATTCCAGGTTAAATACTGGTGTGGGAGAAAAGCAGCGTTTGGCGACTTCTTCGCCTCCTTTTTGTACGCGTCGAACATAGTGTGCTACTTACTCGCATTCACATTAACATTGATGGCCTATTTTAAATCGCAGTACTGGATGGACAAGAAGTGAGCTGTTGCTAGTTTTTGGACCGTCGAATGTCTGACCATTTTGGAAGTggaccattttttaaaactttttttagttcGTCTAGAGAACAACTTGTTCGGATCAGATATCTACTCATGATTTCTATCTTGTCAATAATTTTGATCTCCATACCAAATggaatttccttattttatcAATACATATCTCATGTGAGTGGCTCTTCTTTCTAGGGCCAGTTGGGAAGGAGTTTTATAAACCTTAGCATCTCGTAATTCTGTACCTTCGTAGTTTTTCCTTATTCTCTTGTAGTTTTTAGAGCTTTCTAGGTCGCCAATGCCATAGCAAAACCATCTACGTATCTTACATGCGTGAACTCCGGAATCAATATATTTGTGTACTTGGTCTTCTATAAGGAGTTCCGGGACGAATTCAAGAGGATAATCTTACGCATCAACAAGATCCGAACTATACCAGTAATTAGCGACAAAATTGTGACTACGGAGTTGCGCTCACCACGATTGTTCAACACAACAATTCAACATCAGAATCAGTGACTACAGATATTGGAAAAGTTGATGTATTTTCGATTTTGTCACTCAATTCTATCATTCCAAAAACAATGTTGTCTTCCTTATCACAACAAAAATCATTGTATATTGAAGAAGTGAGGGATTTCTCTACACTGTCCTGTGACACTGTAACGATTATCCTTTGAGTACACTTAAATAAAACCTTTTTCGCCTACAAAACACGCTACAAATATCAAACTCTACCTTGTGATACGTCTTGCGGACGCCTCGCACACGCCCACTTGAGCGTCCTTTTTGCTGCCCCTGCAGCTCTTTGCGacgcgttttttttaatagaacaaaaaaaaaagaaagtgcttGATGATAGAAGTTGTGAGACaaagcaggttttttttttcagaattaagTTTTTATAAGTGTTTCCCATTTAAAAATGTGAGCGCAAATGTTAATTATTATGCTTTGAATTGTTAAATGGAAACCACACATCTATCTGTAGAAATACAGGAAACGGTTCGAAAATGTTCCGTTGATCGTTGTTACATTatatttcttaactttttttagCTAAGTAGAATTGGCATTCAATGCCTCACAGGCACGCACTGTACCTGAAGGCGTATCTTGAAGATACAGTGGTGTCTGTGAACCACTTATACGCTCTACCCGTCATATTGATTTTGTGCAGAGGATAGGTAGAAATGAAACGATAAAACGCCGTTGAAAGTAGAAAGAAGCTTAAAGAATCATAACATAATGAAGGCTACTCAGTGTACGTCCAGTGTCCTTAATTCTAGTCATTTAAGCCCTGTGAAAACGTAGACAGAGATTATCAGGTATTTGAAATCTGAGACATAAAGTTGCTTGGCCTATAGGCCTATAGTTGTTGCAGTTGAAAGTTAAGCATGAActcattaaaagaaaatattgtgatgaacacatacttatgcgcTGCGAAGTTGCATGGAACAGAATGGGCGGGAAACGTGTGGAATTATGGGATCTGCGAAAATCCATACATGTTAGGGTTATCCCTGCAGCGCGTTTTTGTTATAATCTTTATGTGTGTAGAGTTTATCAAATGAGGCAATGTAGGTCACGATGACAGCATATCGCTCTTTGATATGTTTCCAatgatatattttttaattggatagaaggatctacttcttttttctattttcccaTACTATGCACTCAGTTTACCGCATTTACCATATTCGCATATCAGAACATGCTGCGTCAATTCGCTTTTCACTCCCGCTCTGTCGTGACGCGAACGTTGCGTGCAGCTTCGGTTCGAGGGCAAGAGGCCCATAGGTGATCTCAAACGGTCGTGTATGTCGCCATGCTGGTGTAGTGGTAGTCGTGATTACGCGGACACGCGCGGCGCTGAAGGCAgataagcagctgcgctcagCCGATTTCCGCGGATACCTCTTGTTTCGCACTCGTCAGTTGCGAATGTAATTTTGATCATTCTTGAGAAGCCTCTGTTTGGTTTCTTAAACATttcgtctcaaaaaaaaactgtcacaTGCACAATATATCGCGAAACTGTCAACacctgaaatgaaatgtttaaTAAACCCAAGCAAAAGTTTAAGCATCATCAAAATAATATATGCAAGTTTTATCACTGAAAGAAATGTTGCGATAGGTTTCGTTTCGTCACAATTAAATGTtctcaattaaaaaataattgtccCAGACTACA
This is a stretch of genomic DNA from Necator americanus strain Aroian chromosome II, whole genome shotgun sequence. It encodes these proteins:
- a CDS encoding hypothetical protein (NECATOR_CHRII.G7675.T2), whose amino-acid sequence is MRASGLREPVNSSFIIGMDDVVVYHKVLIALCAADGVNCFSISLMGLNRVLLYTKIIETLTIPIRTSWECAVEPWLITRGFVGYFIAWTRRLVKVKYWCGRKAAFGDFFASFLYASNIVCYLLAFTLTLMAYFKSQYWMDKNSSREQLVRIRYLLMISILSIILISIPNGISLFYQYISHVANAIAKPSTYLTCVNSGINIFVYLVFYKEFRDEFKRIILRINKIRTIPVISDKIVTTELRSPRLFNTTIQHQNQ
- a CDS encoding hypothetical protein (NECATOR_CHRII.G7675.T1), which gives rise to MRASGLREPVNSSFIIGMDDVVVYHKVNTILGAAVTLVNVLLLFVFCTSSSLRRKSEVLIALCAADGVNCFSISLMGLNRVLLYTKIIETLTIPIRTSWECAVEPWLITRGFGDLWPPTVQIAMAIDRCLAVFNPISYRKSSFKRNGVFFLLTISIVTCELLVGYFIAWTRRLVKVKYWCGRKAAFGDFFASFLYASNIVCYLLAFTLTLMAYFKSQYWMDKNSSREQLVRIRYLLMISILSIILISIPNGISLFYQYISHVANAIAKPSTYLTCVNSGINIFVYLVFYKEFRDEFKRIILRINKIRTIPVISDKIVTTELRSPRLFNTTIQHQNQ